The Neobacillus sp. OS1-2 genome includes a window with the following:
- a CDS encoding carbamoyl phosphate synthase small subunit, with amino-acid sequence MKAQLILEDGTIFIGDGFGSHMDTIGEVVFNTGMTGYQEILSDPSYCGQIVMLTYPLIGNYGINRDDFESIQPAVKGFIVKEVTDFPSNWRSEFTLDEYFKMKRIPGIAGIDTRKLTRIIRQHGTLKGAICSTDRDPYEVISRLRQTKLPIDQVRTVSTKNPYPSPGRGHRIVVVDFGMKHGILRELNLRGCDVVVVPYHTTADEIHQLRPDGIMLTNGPGDPKDVPEAIHMIKQVLGKIPIFGICLGHQLFALACGANTIKMKFGHRGSNHPVKELATGKVAITAQNHGYTVEEESLHQTRLAVTQIALNDGSIEGLKHLDYPAFTVQYHPEASPGPEDANNLFEQFLSMIDAEKEKQEGKAACQNVQI; translated from the coding sequence ATGAAAGCACAGCTAATTTTAGAAGATGGAACGATCTTTATCGGAGATGGCTTTGGCAGTCATATGGATACGATTGGTGAAGTTGTTTTTAATACAGGAATGACAGGGTATCAAGAAATTCTGTCAGATCCTTCCTATTGCGGGCAAATCGTTATGCTTACCTACCCGTTAATCGGAAATTACGGGATCAACCGTGATGATTTTGAATCCATTCAACCCGCGGTTAAGGGGTTTATTGTCAAAGAAGTTACGGATTTCCCTTCTAATTGGCGCAGTGAATTTACACTTGATGAATATTTTAAGATGAAAAGAATTCCCGGAATTGCAGGGATTGATACGAGGAAACTGACGAGGATTATCCGTCAGCATGGAACATTAAAAGGTGCCATTTGCAGTACCGATCGGGACCCATATGAGGTTATCAGCAGATTGAGACAGACAAAGCTTCCAATTGACCAAGTCAGAACAGTCTCAACAAAAAATCCTTATCCAAGCCCAGGACGAGGTCATCGGATTGTTGTTGTTGATTTTGGGATGAAACACGGTATTTTACGAGAACTGAATTTGCGCGGGTGTGATGTTGTTGTTGTGCCATACCATACAACTGCTGACGAAATTCACCAGCTAAGACCAGATGGAATCATGCTGACAAACGGACCTGGAGATCCGAAAGATGTACCGGAAGCCATTCATATGATAAAACAGGTGCTGGGGAAAATACCGATCTTTGGAATCTGCTTAGGGCATCAATTATTCGCGCTTGCGTGCGGGGCAAACACAATCAAAATGAAGTTTGGTCATCGTGGTTCAAATCATCCTGTTAAGGAATTGGCTACCGGCAAAGTGGCCATTACTGCACAAAACCACGGATATACAGTAGAGGAAGAATCATTACATCAAACGAGATTAGCGGTTACACAAATAGCATTAAATGATGGATCGATAGAGGGCCTAAAACATTTAGATTATCCAGCCTTTACAGTCCAATACCATCCAGAAGCATCACCGGGGCCTGAGGATGCAAACAATTTATTTGAACAGTTTCTATCCATGATTGATGCCGAGAAAGAGAAACAGGAGGGAAAAGCAGCATGCCAAAACGTACAGATATAA
- the carB gene encoding carbamoyl-phosphate synthase large subunit: MPKRTDINSILVIGSGPIVIGQAAEFDYAGAQACIALKEEGYRVILVNSNPATIMTDAEMADAVYIEPLNVDFVSRIIRKERPDALVATLGGQTGLNLAVELAKSGVLEECEVEILGTKLSAINQAEDRELFRSLMNELNEPVPDSEIIHELDEAKAFVEKIGFPVIVRPAFTLGGTGGGICNSPEELEEIVLSGLKNSPVHQCLLEKSIAGFKEIEYEVMRDSADNAIVVCNMENIDPVGVHTGDSIVVAPSQTLSDREYQLLRNVSLKIIRALGIEGGCNVQLALDPDSFKYYIIEVNPRVSRSSALASKATGYPIAKLAAKIAVGLTLDEMLNPVTGKTYACFEPALDYIVTKIPRWPFDKFESGNRSLGTQMKATGEVMAIGRTFEESLLKAIRSLEVGVHHFALNGADKIDNELLEKRIHKAGDERLFYIAEALKRGISIDTIHQWSKIDLFFLKKMEGIVELGVKLEAHPLDSGLLYDAKQKGFSDHILAELWNKTEIEIYNLRKDLGIQPVYKMVDTCASEFESETPYYYGTYEEENESVVTDKTSVVVLGSGPIRIGQGIEFDYATVHSVQAIKEAGYEAIIINNNPETVSTDFSISDKLYFEPLTIEDVMHIIDLEKPIGVVVQFGGQTAINLAADLVKHGVKILGTSLEDVDRAEDRDKFEQALEELNVPMPLGKTALSVEEAVTIADEIGYPVLVRPSYVLGGRAMEIVYQEQELLQYMENAVKINPEHPVLIDRYLTGKEIEVDAICDGENVLIPGIMEHIERAGVHSGDSIAVYPPQTLSDEVKQTLAEYTEKLAKGLNIIGLLNIQYVLSESQVYVLEVNPRSSRTVPFLSKITNVPMAKIATKAILGISLEKQGYQSGLVPEKSGVYVKVPVFSFAKLKSVDITLGPEMKSTGEVMGKDITLEKALYKGLIASGMNVQRFGTVLFTIADKDKEEALKLAERFAANGYRLMATSGTASVLESAGLKVKVVGKIGSVGQTLLDVIHSGDVQFIINTLTKGKQPERDGFRIRREAVENGVPCLTSLDTADAILKVVESMNFSAEAMGSVAKEAVLV; encoded by the coding sequence ATGCCAAAACGTACAGATATAAACTCCATTTTAGTGATCGGTTCAGGACCCATTGTCATTGGTCAGGCTGCAGAATTTGATTATGCCGGCGCACAGGCATGTATCGCTTTAAAAGAGGAAGGATACCGGGTTATCCTCGTCAATTCCAATCCTGCGACCATTATGACTGACGCAGAGATGGCAGATGCGGTTTACATTGAACCATTAAACGTAGACTTCGTCAGCAGAATTATTCGTAAAGAACGACCTGATGCATTAGTCGCTACACTCGGCGGTCAGACAGGTTTGAACCTTGCCGTGGAACTTGCAAAATCAGGAGTTCTGGAAGAGTGTGAAGTTGAAATTTTAGGGACGAAGCTTTCGGCAATTAATCAAGCGGAGGATCGCGAATTATTCCGCAGCTTAATGAATGAATTAAATGAACCTGTTCCGGACAGTGAAATAATCCATGAATTGGATGAAGCGAAGGCATTTGTTGAAAAAATCGGCTTCCCGGTAATTGTCCGTCCAGCCTTTACACTTGGCGGAACCGGCGGCGGGATCTGTAATAGTCCTGAAGAATTAGAGGAGATTGTATTAAGCGGCCTAAAGAATAGCCCTGTACATCAATGTTTACTAGAAAAAAGTATTGCAGGCTTTAAAGAAATTGAATATGAGGTCATGCGTGATTCTGCCGATAACGCAATTGTCGTATGTAATATGGAAAATATTGACCCAGTTGGTGTTCATACTGGAGATTCCATCGTTGTTGCACCGAGCCAAACCTTAAGTGACCGTGAGTATCAGCTATTACGAAATGTTTCCCTTAAAATCATTCGTGCCTTAGGAATTGAAGGTGGATGTAATGTCCAGCTTGCATTAGATCCGGATAGTTTTAAATACTATATAATTGAAGTAAATCCAAGGGTTAGTCGTTCATCGGCACTTGCATCCAAAGCCACAGGATATCCAATTGCGAAACTGGCTGCCAAAATTGCCGTAGGCTTAACACTTGATGAGATGCTTAATCCGGTAACGGGAAAAACATATGCATGCTTTGAACCGGCACTAGATTATATTGTGACCAAGATCCCACGCTGGCCATTTGATAAATTCGAGTCAGGCAACCGCTCGCTTGGAACTCAGATGAAGGCTACGGGTGAGGTCATGGCAATTGGCAGAACCTTTGAAGAATCCTTGCTTAAAGCCATTCGTTCACTTGAAGTCGGGGTTCATCATTTTGCATTAAATGGAGCAGACAAAATTGATAATGAATTACTTGAAAAAAGAATTCATAAAGCAGGGGATGAACGTCTCTTTTATATTGCGGAAGCCTTAAAGCGAGGGATTTCGATTGATACCATTCATCAATGGAGCAAAATTGATCTCTTTTTCCTAAAGAAAATGGAAGGGATTGTGGAACTGGGAGTGAAACTTGAAGCCCATCCATTGGATAGTGGACTCCTCTACGATGCAAAGCAAAAAGGTTTTTCCGATCATATATTAGCGGAGCTTTGGAATAAAACAGAAATAGAAATCTATAATTTGCGGAAGGATTTAGGTATCCAGCCTGTTTATAAAATGGTAGACACATGCGCGTCAGAATTTGAGAGCGAAACACCTTATTATTATGGGACGTATGAAGAGGAAAATGAATCAGTTGTGACTGATAAGACTAGTGTGGTTGTACTTGGCTCCGGCCCCATCCGAATCGGCCAAGGGATTGAGTTTGATTATGCGACAGTCCATTCCGTTCAAGCAATTAAAGAGGCTGGCTATGAGGCAATTATCATAAACAATAATCCGGAAACTGTCTCAACTGATTTCAGTATTTCCGATAAGCTCTATTTTGAACCGCTGACAATTGAAGACGTTATGCATATTATCGATTTAGAAAAACCAATTGGTGTGGTCGTACAATTTGGCGGGCAGACGGCTATTAATCTAGCAGCAGATTTAGTGAAACATGGGGTAAAAATACTAGGAACAAGTCTTGAAGATGTAGACCGTGCGGAGGACAGAGATAAGTTTGAACAAGCATTAGAAGAATTAAATGTACCGATGCCGCTTGGGAAAACAGCCTTATCTGTAGAAGAAGCAGTCACAATCGCAGATGAAATTGGTTACCCAGTTTTAGTCCGCCCATCATACGTTCTAGGCGGACGGGCAATGGAAATTGTCTATCAAGAGCAAGAATTGCTGCAGTACATGGAAAATGCCGTGAAAATTAATCCAGAACACCCAGTTTTAATAGATCGTTATTTAACAGGGAAAGAAATCGAAGTGGATGCCATTTGTGACGGGGAGAATGTATTAATTCCGGGGATTATGGAGCATATTGAACGGGCCGGGGTCCATTCTGGTGATTCCATTGCCGTTTATCCTCCGCAGACACTTTCAGATGAAGTAAAGCAAACACTTGCCGAGTATACGGAAAAGTTAGCAAAAGGGTTAAATATTATCGGTCTGTTAAATATTCAGTATGTCTTATCAGAGTCCCAAGTCTATGTGCTGGAAGTGAACCCACGATCAAGCCGGACCGTACCGTTTTTGAGTAAAATAACCAATGTGCCAATGGCAAAAATAGCGACAAAGGCCATTCTAGGAATATCGCTAGAAAAACAAGGATATCAGTCAGGACTTGTCCCAGAAAAAAGCGGCGTATATGTCAAAGTCCCTGTCTTCTCTTTTGCGAAACTAAAAAGTGTCGATATTACCTTAGGACCGGAAATGAAATCTACTGGTGAAGTAATGGGGAAAGATATCACGCTTGAAAAGGCATTATATAAAGGCCTAATTGCTTCTGGAATGAACGTTCAACGATTCGGCACGGTATTGTTCACCATTGCTGATAAGGATAAGGAAGAAGCTTTAAAACTTGCGGAAAGATTTGCGGCTAATGGCTACCGTCTAATGGCAACAAGCGGGACAGCTTCTGTCTTAGAGTCAGCCGGATTGAAAGTAAAGGTTGTTGGAAAAATTGGTTCAGTGGGTCAAACATTATTGGATGTCATTCATAGCGGGGACGTTCAATTTATCATCAATACGCTGACAAAAGGAAAACAGCCGGAGAGAGACGGCTTTAGAATCCGCCGAGAAGCAGTTGAAAATGGGGTCCCGTGTTTAACATCATTAGATACAGCAGATGCGATATTGAAAGTGGTAGAGTCGATGAACTTTTCCGCAGAAGCGATGGGTTCGGTAGCTAAGGAGGCAGTCCTTGTATGA
- a CDS encoding dihydroorotate dehydrogenase electron transfer subunit, whose translation MQKELCPIISQTEIAEDIFELTVKAEFVKEIKAPGQFVHIRVARALDPLLRRPISISSFHSEEQQVTMIYRRDGKGTSRLAEMGPGVELDILGPLGNGFPVEEMERGETALLVGGGIGVPPLYELSQQLKAKGINVIHVLGFQTESAVFYEQEFLKNGETYVATVDGTYGTKGLVTDIMRNLQFDSIYACGPTPMLRALEQQYPFKKMFLSLEERMGCGIGACFACVCHKADDPTGISYKKVCSDGPVFRAGEVVL comes from the coding sequence ATGCAAAAAGAACTTTGCCCCATTATCAGTCAAACAGAAATTGCTGAAGACATATTTGAACTGACGGTGAAAGCGGAATTCGTTAAGGAAATCAAAGCTCCAGGGCAATTTGTTCATATTCGAGTTGCGCGAGCCCTGGATCCGCTGCTCAGGAGACCCATCAGCATTTCATCGTTTCATTCTGAGGAACAACAGGTAACCATGATTTATCGGAGGGATGGCAAGGGGACTTCAAGACTTGCTGAAATGGGACCAGGGGTAGAACTTGATATCCTTGGTCCATTAGGAAATGGCTTTCCTGTGGAAGAAATGGAACGAGGGGAAACAGCCCTGCTAGTTGGCGGGGGAATCGGGGTACCGCCACTTTATGAACTTTCCCAACAATTAAAGGCGAAAGGGATTAACGTCATACATGTTCTGGGTTTTCAAACAGAATCAGCAGTTTTTTATGAACAAGAATTTTTGAAAAATGGTGAAACGTACGTGGCTACAGTTGACGGCACCTATGGGACAAAAGGATTGGTAACAGATATCATGAGAAATTTACAGTTTGATAGTATTTATGCCTGCGGGCCCACACCAATGCTTAGAGCTCTCGAGCAACAATACCCTTTTAAAAAGATGTTTTTATCGTTAGAAGAACGAATGGGCTGTGGCATTGGTGCTTGTTTTGCCTGTGTCTGTCACAAGGCAGATGATCCAACAGGAATTTCCTATAAAAAAGTTTGCAGTGACGGACCTGTTTTCCGTGCAGGGGAGGTAGTTTTATGA
- a CDS encoding dihydroorotate dehydrogenase → MNRLNVALPGLNLKNPIMPASGCFGFGREYSQFYDLSKLGAIMIKATTVEPRFGNPTPRVAETDAGMLNAIGLQNPGLEKVVSEELPWLSQFDVPIMANVAGSLEEDYIEVARKISKAPNVHALELNISCPNVKTGGLAFGTIPEVAKQLTWKVKEVSEVPVYVKLSPNITNIVEMAKAVEEGGADGLTMINTLVGMKLDLKTGRPILANKTGGLSGPAIKPVAIRMIYEVSQAVSLPIIGMGGVQSAEDVIEYFYAGASAVAVGTANFVDPYVCPTIIEELPVLLEKLGYEHISECKGRSWKEHGQLAYHRA, encoded by the coding sequence ATGAACCGATTAAATGTTGCGTTACCTGGATTAAACCTAAAAAATCCAATCATGCCGGCATCAGGCTGTTTCGGCTTTGGTCGTGAATACAGTCAGTTTTATGATTTAAGTAAACTTGGAGCCATCATGATTAAAGCAACTACCGTTGAGCCGAGATTTGGCAATCCTACCCCTCGTGTTGCAGAAACAGATGCCGGGATGCTGAATGCCATTGGCCTGCAAAATCCTGGACTAGAAAAAGTCGTTTCAGAGGAATTACCGTGGCTTTCACAATTTGATGTACCGATTATGGCAAATGTTGCCGGTTCTCTTGAAGAAGATTATATTGAGGTGGCACGTAAAATCTCAAAGGCTCCTAATGTTCACGCATTGGAATTAAATATTTCTTGTCCAAATGTAAAAACAGGCGGGCTTGCGTTTGGAACCATTCCTGAAGTAGCGAAGCAATTGACTTGGAAGGTAAAAGAAGTTTCCGAGGTTCCGGTCTATGTGAAGCTGTCGCCCAATATCACTAATATCGTCGAGATGGCAAAGGCTGTGGAAGAGGGCGGGGCTGATGGCCTTACAATGATCAATACATTGGTCGGAATGAAATTAGATTTAAAAACAGGCAGACCCATTTTAGCTAACAAAACAGGGGGACTTTCCGGTCCAGCCATTAAGCCAGTTGCCATTCGAATGATTTACGAAGTAAGCCAAGCCGTATCGCTGCCGATTATCGGGATGGGCGGTGTCCAATCAGCGGAAGATGTCATCGAGTATTTTTATGCAGGTGCAAGTGCTGTTGCGGTTGGAACAGCGAATTTTGTTGATCCATATGTCTGCCCAACTATCATTGAGGAATTGCCAGTACTTTTGGAAAAACTAGGATATGAACACATCAGTGAATGCAAGGGAAGGAGTTGGAAGGAGCATGGACAACTCGCTTATCATCGCGCTTGA
- the pyrF gene encoding orotidine-5'-phosphate decarboxylase encodes MDNSLIIALDFANKSEIERFLTPFEDRKLFVKVGMELFYQEGPAIIDQLKNMGHQIFLDLKLHDIPNTVKSAMKGLARLECDLVNVHAAGGKEMMQAALEGLDAGTAAGQKRPYCIAVTQLTSTSQEQMNSEQLIPVTLKESVLQYASLAKNAGLDGVVCSAWESAAIHTKTGNEFLTVCPGIRMESDQVGDQKRVATPQYAKAAGVSSIVVGRSITRSSDPVKSYEQWINAWRGIHQ; translated from the coding sequence ATGGACAACTCGCTTATCATCGCGCTTGATTTTGCGAATAAAAGTGAAATTGAACGGTTCTTGACACCGTTTGAGGATCGAAAACTTTTTGTTAAGGTAGGTATGGAGCTTTTTTATCAGGAAGGACCAGCCATTATTGATCAGTTAAAAAATATGGGCCACCAGATTTTTCTTGATTTAAAGCTGCATGATATCCCGAACACGGTTAAAAGTGCTATGAAGGGGCTTGCACGTTTGGAGTGCGATCTTGTAAATGTTCATGCCGCCGGCGGAAAAGAAATGATGCAGGCAGCGTTAGAAGGATTGGACGCAGGGACTGCCGCAGGGCAGAAACGTCCATATTGTATCGCCGTTACCCAATTGACCAGCACTTCACAGGAACAAATGAATAGTGAGCAGCTCATTCCAGTTACATTGAAGGAATCCGTTCTTCAATATGCTTCTTTAGCAAAAAATGCAGGTCTTGATGGGGTAGTCTGCTCGGCATGGGAATCCGCAGCCATTCATACTAAAACGGGAAACGAATTTTTGACCGTTTGCCCAGGAATTAGGATGGAATCTGACCAGGTAGGAGACCAAAAACGGGTTGCCACACCTCAATATGCCAAAGCTGCAGGTGTAAGTTCGATTGTAGTTGGACGTTCCATTACTCGGTCATCGGACCCTGTGAAAAGCTATGAACAATGGATAAATGCATGGAGGGGAATACATCAATGA
- the pyrE gene encoding orotate phosphoribosyltransferase, whose amino-acid sequence MKQKIAEKLLEINAVALSPQEPFTWASGLRSPIYCDNRLTLSFPAVRREIAAGLRNLILENFPGTGVIAGTATAGIPHAAWVSERMDLPMCYVRSKAKGHGKGNQIEGKVEQGQKVVVVEDLISTGGSVITAVQALREAGCEVLGVVSIFTYGLEKGKQLLNEEEIKTYSLTDFSTLIEVAISKGYVSSKDQESLLLWSKDPANWSKQFEDVTLK is encoded by the coding sequence ATGAAACAGAAAATAGCTGAAAAATTATTAGAAATCAATGCCGTGGCGCTAAGCCCGCAGGAGCCATTTACTTGGGCATCAGGTCTTAGGTCCCCTATTTATTGTGATAATCGCCTTACCTTGTCATTTCCCGCAGTAAGAAGGGAAATTGCTGCAGGATTGCGGAACCTAATCCTAGAAAACTTTCCGGGAACAGGAGTAATTGCCGGAACGGCAACAGCAGGAATTCCGCATGCTGCTTGGGTCAGTGAACGAATGGATTTGCCGATGTGTTATGTCCGCTCGAAAGCAAAAGGTCATGGCAAAGGAAATCAGATTGAAGGAAAAGTGGAACAAGGTCAAAAGGTTGTCGTTGTTGAAGACCTAATATCAACAGGCGGCAGTGTCATTACAGCAGTACAAGCCTTAAGAGAAGCAGGCTGTGAAGTGCTTGGGGTGGTATCTATTTTTACCTATGGGCTTGAAAAGGGAAAACAGTTACTTAATGAAGAGGAAATTAAGACATATTCGCTAACGGATTTTTCAACATTAATTGAGGTAGCCATTTCAAAAGGGTATGTAAGCTCGAAGGACCAGGAAAGTTTGCTTTTATGGAGCAAAGACCCAGCAAATTGGAGTAAACAGTTCGAAGATGTAACACTGAAATAA